The window TAAGACACGGCTATATTTATAAGTTTGTGGTATACATGTGccgatgtataattataattattgtggtctGGGTATGGTGGGGGgaatacacacatacagtcatgcataccTCTAATCTGTTGAGCATAGTTCTATAGAGTCCTTCCACAGTTGTAGCTTGCAACACTTTCCCATCAGGACTCATAAAGAGAGAGCTGCACACACAAGAATGAAACAGCCATTCTCACCATAGTAACTAATTAACCTTTGACTTTGCAGTATGGCTGCATACTCAGAGTCATGAACCAGGTCAGGTGAGATGGCCATGGTCTGGTAGGGCACAGTGCCTGAGGCTCTCAAGTTGACCACCTCCACACCCATACTCCGAAAGCTGCgtgtgtgtacaataattatagtagccaTTCATATCAGCACTAATGTACACGCACAATTGCAATTAGTACAGCTACAATATTAGTCAAAGtaaaacaatataattatacaaagctGGTCACAACACTGACTTTCATTAATGCTTGCTTACTTACCTTCCGTTCCAAGTGTGGAAAGAATACTCAGTGGACTGTATGGGAGTCTGCTCCAACAAACCCTCTGTGATCAGCCCAAATAAGAAGTCTTTGGGGGAAAAAACAAGATCCACATTAATTAGGGGTCACTGTAACTCTCCATGCACTACTGTTCTCACGTACCTATATTCACAACATCCGTGAGTTTCTCCAAAAGTTTGCGGTGAGCAGATCTCTCTCTCAGTGAGATTCGATGGCTAGTGTTACATCGATACGAGAACCACCCTATCAAGTGCTGTACGTGATACACAAAGTCATTCAActtatcactataattataattatacaaaatggAGGATAAACAAAACACATACCTTGTACTGAGATCCTAATATTGTTTGGATACTGGCGAGGTCCGGTCTTCCAAAATGATCGTAAAACCTGCATTAAGAaagtaaattattatagtgataaTACCTGACACCGCTACTTAACAAACCTGAATCGCTTGTTGAAGATAATAAAGGAGAGGACGCGTAATTTTTTCTCTTCTCGAATTCCGGCCGATTGTGAGTCTGTGATTGCATCCACACAGCGTCTGCATACTTCCCCGACTAGGAAACCCTCCTACCATAGTGGCATACAGTTTAGTTAAATTATGACTTCTGATCTAGTattaaaatagctagctagaacttCCTAAGCACACCATGTACCAGTGACCTACATCATAGATTATCTTTACCTACATCTAGCTAGATTTCAGCCTAAGACTTACTGCATCTCCATGTGAGTTCTTTAACTTGAACAGAAGAGAAGCTAGAGTGCCACCATCGATTGAAACTACTGTACTTGTTGAAGCTGACTCCATACCTTCCCCAGTTTTTTTCATTTTCTATTAGATAACCACCAAGCCACGCCCAATTAATGCTTGTTTGGAAATACAGGCAAAGGTCGTCGGTATAACTAGCAATCTAAACTTTAAGATAGTGCATCTTTGGTTAGCTTTTCTTGAATTTCTAGACCTCCAAGATGATGAGCAGAGTTCGCCGTACGGCGAAGCAAAAGTCTCCCTCGCCTATGGAATTGCCGGACCGTTCCTGGGTCACTCAGCCTACTCGCAGGACTACACCACACTCACAAACATACTCAAGCTCTACAGTCAATGGGAGCCCACTATTCAGCCATAAGACTTCGACTGGAACCATGTTCGACGATACTAAGTACACAGGGTATTCAACACACAGAGAGAAACAGGTCAGTGATTTACATGATTTACGACGCACCACACCCTCTATATAAACAAGCCGTTTAATAAgactagtatataattatgagctggGTCTAATGAGCTGATACGTATGAGCTTCCAAGTTAACGGACATATTGTCGAGGTCTGCCTTGTATTATGGTTCCGACCCCAGACCCAACTAGCTACCCCCAGCAGAGATACCCCCAGCAGAGCTACCCCCAGCAGTTGGGTACACTTATTAAAATACCATGTGGTCAGACCTGCGGCTCCCTAAGTGGTACTGAATGCATACTTATTTTTAGATGATGTGTTTTCGTCTAACTATGTAATTTTGTGATGTCGACTGTAGCTATTAATATCTGTTGGTTCTTGTTTCCATAGCGCTCCCTGCTCCAGACTGTCATCCACAATCTGGTGGACAGCAATGACGAGAATGAGAGGGAATTGCAATGCAGCAGACTACAGAATGATATGGAGGTAGCCAGCGAGAGGCTCGACGAACTAGTAAGAGGTGAGACACTAGCTAGTAAGAGGTGAGACAGCTGTGGATTGGTTGTGGGATGGGCAATGATAGTGGACACTTGAGGATCTATGGTTTATTGAGGTGTAGAGTTATTTCCACGCGTTTCTATGGAGTTGGGACTTGGTTGAGTGTTCTGGAGGTGTCCTTATTTTAGTGTGTCCACATTTATTAGAAGTTCCACTGTATCTCTAAATATAGACACTTTTGGGATATAGTTCTGTGTGTTGTAGTGGGCTGGTTTCCATGTGCTTGTATATTGTGGTGGGTTGGTCTCCAGGGCTGGTTGCTGTTATGTATTGGCTTGTCCTAGGTACACTGTTGCTATAGAGTCGCACGTACAGTAGGAGGTTGTAAGCTGAGTACTCTAGCGTAGAGCACTCTGGAATTAGTCAATCTGGTCGTGTGTTTTACCGGGGGAACTTTGTTGTTTCGTTTTCACTTGTTGACAATTAAATATATTTTTACAGAGCATAGAGACAAGCTGCATGGGACTGTATCGACTTTCCAAGAAGTTGATGAAAAGATCAAAGGTATTAATTGTATACACTTTGTACTGCACGTGCATATCAAGTGTTTGTAAGTACTAATATCCTCTAAGTCCAAGAAATGACTACTCAGCTTTTAATCTTTACCACACTTTTACCTGAGGGTACACTCtacagcatgtacatgtacatgtatagtgacCACCCatgcatgacatcattattgcATGCTCATTAGTGAAccatgtaccccccccccccccctacctccctcccctcccttaccccccccccttccaTTCCTTCCAGAGTCCCAAGCCAAGATCCGCAGTGTGAAGGCCAGTCTGAGTCACTGCAAGTCCCTACTGCGTTGCAAGAGGGAGGAGCTCAAGAGACTGTGGCTAGATGACGTCAAGTTCAAGAACATGTTGCAGATAATCGATGGCATGTGAGTTATGGCCGTGCCCCCTGAGTCAGGAGAATATCAATACTTGAATATAATATAATGGCTTTGTTGATAGCTGTCTCTCTAGTCAATATGTGTAACCGTTGGTTACTGCATTGCCTGTGTGATGTCAGATACACAATGTAAATGTGTGAATACGAATTGTCAATCTTTTTAACTAAGTAATCATAACGATGGCATAAAATAACTG of the Halichondria panicea chromosome 2, odHalPani1.1, whole genome shotgun sequence genome contains:
- the LOC135331253 gene encoding BRCA1-A complex subunit Abraxas 1-like produces the protein MKKTGEGMESASTSTVVSIDGGTLASLLFKLKNSHGDAEGFLVGEVCRRCVDAITDSQSAGIREEKKLRVLSFIIFNKRFRFYDHFGRPDLASIQTILGSQYKHLIGWFSYRCNTSHRISLRERSAHRKLLEKLTDVVNIDFLFGLITEGLLEQTPIQSTEYSFHTWNGSFRSMGVEVVNLRASGTVPYQTMAISPDLVHDSEYAAILQSQSSLFMSPDGKVLQATTVEGLYRTMLNRLEPLLSKLTDSNTEIIALDQEVTRLQELADELQREKSEKKPLKEDGSIHTNNEATNIKPINLIDLNSPRDGDKNLCTPREQSVDIEPPIISHDILSESILESSLNLQAELLQPLVVEDKEETTSGSSRHEPNSSFIQQSQELF